The following are encoded in a window of Rosa chinensis cultivar Old Blush chromosome 4, RchiOBHm-V2, whole genome shotgun sequence genomic DNA:
- the LOC112200266 gene encoding AMP deaminase isoform X2 codes for MDSSSSSSSSTSSSSALNLAMAALVGASLMAVSAFYIHKRSVDQVIDRLIEIRRKPPPSRVRSEAADDDEEEEDYIEEEDGQQQQLHRGFGSDRDTVIDRKTTPSRSFDEKSIHSYRISSSLPNADMRSGRLIDEDAKFDPLSNYRAPRFSSSADRLNFIPSGLPPLRTDQTHESQSVSSTTRMATSMSVGRLTTPRSHAGRVDDSDEEGTEYANEDDSPFNYENGDANDNSVYQNEVLRTSNFIQEVDGASAQMGRNDPSLARILSPLSAPVNESITKEDEEVHRMIRDCLDLRKKYLYRENVVPWRVARPDSSEKKSNPYHFEPVKASAHCFRMEDGVIHVYASENDSEEIYPVASATTFFTDLHYLLKVVSIGNVRSVCHHRLRFLDEKYRVHHLLNEGEEFLAQKGAPHRDFYNVRKVDTHVHHSACMNQKHLLNFIKSKLKKEPDEVVIFRDGKYLTLKEVFESLDLTGYDLNVDLLDVHADKTTFHRFDKFNLKYNPCGQSRLREIFLKQDNLIQGRFLAEVTKEVLSDLEAMKYQMAEYRISVYGRKQSEWDQLASWFVNNDIYSENVVWLIQLPRLYNIYKKMGIVTSFQNILDNVFIPLFEVTVDPNSHPQLHLFLKQVVGFDVVDDESRPERRPTKHMPTPSEWTNEFNPAYSYYAYYCYANLYTLNKLRESKGMTTIKFRPHCGEAGDVEHLAAGFLVCHNISHGINLRYSPVLQYLYYLGQVGLLMSPLSNNSLFLDYKKNPFPVFFQRGLNVSLSSDDPLLIHLTKEALVEEYSVAAQVWKLSACDLCEIARNSVYHSGFSHVAKAHWLGSKYFLRGPKGNDIQKTNVPNLRIAFRETTWKEEMQYIYSGKAEFSEEVDP; via the exons ATGGACTCGtcgtcttcatcttcttcctccacctcTTCAAGCTCCGCTCTCAACCTAGCCATGGCCGCCTTAGTCGGCGCCTCCCTCATGGCCGTCTCCGCCTTCTACATCCACAAACGCAGCGTCGACCAAGTCATCGACCGCCTCATCGAGATCCGCCGCAAGCCGCCGCCGTCTCGCGTCCGCTCCGAAGCCGCCGACGAcgacgaggaagaagaagattacaTCGAAGAAGAAGACGGTCAACAGCAGCAGCTGCACCGAGGGTTTGGCTCTGACCGCGACACCGTGATCGATCGGAAAACGACGCCGTCCAGGTCCTTTGATGAGAAATCGATTCACTCTTACAGAATCTCGTCCTCGCTGCCCAATGCCGATATGAGAAGCGGCCGTTTGATCGACGAGGACGCCAAGTTTGATCCGCTCTCGAATTATCGAGCTCCTAGGTTTTCTTCTTCGGCTGACAGGCTCAATTTCATTCCCTCTGGCCTTCCGCCGCTTCGAACCGATCAAACACACG AGTCTCAGTCTGTCAGTTCCACTACAAGGATGGCTACGTCTATGTCTGTTGGGAGGTTGACGACTCCGAGATCTCACGCCGGACGTGTGGATGATTCCGATGAGGAGGGAACTGAGTATGCAAATGAAGATGATTCTCCTTTCAACTATGAGAATGGAGATGCAAATGACAAT tCAGTTTACCAAAATGAAG TGCTGCGTACAAGTAACTTTATACAAGAGGTAGATGGAGCTTCAGCACAGATGGGGAGGAATGACCCCTCTCTTGCAAGAATTCTTTCACCGTTAAGTGCACCAGTGAATG AGTCAATAACCAAAGAGGATGAAGAAGTACACAGGATGATTCGAGATTGCTTGGATCTGCGTAAGAAGTACCTTTACCGGGAAAATGTTGTTCCATGGAGGGTGGCCAGGCCAGACTCATCAGAGAAGAAAAGCAACCCCTATCATTTTGAACCTGTTAAAGCATCAGCT CACTGCTTTAGGATGGAGGACGGTGTCATACATGTTTATGCAAGTGAAAATG ACTCTGAAGAGATCTACCCTGTTGCAAGTGCAACAACATTTTTCACTGATCTCCATTATCTTCTTAAAGTTGTGTCTATCGGAAATGTTCGCTCTGTATGCCATCATAGGTTAAGATTTCTTGACGAG AAATACCGTGTACATCATTTACTAAATGAGGGGGAGGAGTTTTTAGCTCAGAAGGGTGCACCCCACCGTGATTTTTACAATGTTAGAAAAGTTGATACACATGTGCATCACTCTGCTTGCATGAACCAGAAGCATCTTCTGAACTTCATCAAGTCAAAACTGAAAAAAGAACCCGATGAG GTTGTCATATTCAGAGATGGAAAATATCTTACACTTAAGGAAGTTTTTGAGAGTTTGGACTTGACAGG gtATGATCTGAATGTTGACTTATTGGATGTTCATGCGGATAAGACTACTTTTCATCGATTTGACAAGTTCAACCTAAAGTATAATCCATGTGGACAGAGTAGACTCAGAGAGATATTCTTAAAGCAAGACAATCTTATCCAAG GACGATTTCTAGCAGAAGTAACAAAGGAAGTTTTGTCAGATCTTGAAGCCATGAAATACCAG ATGGCAGAGTACAGGATTTCAGTTTATGGAAGAAAACAAAGTGAGTGGGATCAACTGGCTAGTTGGTTTGTTAACAATGACATTTATAGCGAGAATGTAGTATGGTTAATACAG TTACCACGGTTATACAACATCTACAAGAAGATGGGCATTGTTACCTCTTTCCAAAACATTTTAGATAATGTGTTCATTCCACTCTTTGAAGTCACAGTGGATCCAAATTCACATCCTCAATTACATTTGTTCCTGAAGCAG GTGGTGGGTTTTGACGTTGTAGATGATGAAAGTAGACCAGAAAGGCGTCCAACAAAACACATGCCAACACCATCTGAATGGACTAATGAATTCAATCCTGCATATTCTTATTATGCTTATTACTGCTATGCAAACTTGTACACTCTTAATAAG CTTCGTGAGTCAAAAGGAATGACTACAATAAAATTCCGGCCTCACTGTGGAGAG GCGGGTGATGTTGAACATTTGGCTGCGGGATttcttgtatgccataatatctCACATGGGATCAATCTCCGGTACTCTCCAGTTCTGCAATATCTGTATTACCTTGGGCAG GTGGGACTGCTTATGTCACCCTTGAGCAATAATTCTCTTTTCTTAGATTACAAGAAAAACCCGTTTCCTGTATTCTTTCAACGCGGGCTAAATGTCTCGCTTTCAAGCGATGATCCTTTGCTAATTCATTTGACAAAAGAAGCACTGGTGGAAGAATATAGTGTTGCAGCACAG GTATGGAAGCTCAGTGCTTGTGACCTCTGTGAGATAGCTAGAAATTCTGTCTATCATTCTGGATTTTCACATGTAGCAAAG
- the LOC112200266 gene encoding AMP deaminase isoform X1: MDSSSSSSSSTSSSSALNLAMAALVGASLMAVSAFYIHKRSVDQVIDRLIEIRRKPPPSRVRSEAADDDEEEEDYIEEEDGQQQQLHRGFGSDRDTVIDRKTTPSRSFDEKSIHSYRISSSLPNADMRSGRLIDEDAKFDPLSNYRAPRFSSSADRLNFIPSGLPPLRTDQTHESQSVSSTTRMATSMSVGRLTTPRSHAGRVDDSDEEGTEYANEDDSPFNYENGDANDNSVYQNEVLRTSNFIQEVDGASAQMGRNDPSLARILSPLSAPVNESITKEDEEVHRMIRDCLDLRKKYLYRENVVPWRVARPDSSEKKSNPYHFEPVKASAHCFRMEDGVIHVYASENDSEEIYPVASATTFFTDLHYLLKVVSIGNVRSVCHHRLRFLDEKYRVHHLLNEGEEFLAQKGAPHRDFYNVRKVDTHVHHSACMNQKHLLNFIKSKLKKEPDELNFLTMRINLDWQVVIFRDGKYLTLKEVFESLDLTGYDLNVDLLDVHADKTTFHRFDKFNLKYNPCGQSRLREIFLKQDNLIQGRFLAEVTKEVLSDLEAMKYQMAEYRISVYGRKQSEWDQLASWFVNNDIYSENVVWLIQLPRLYNIYKKMGIVTSFQNILDNVFIPLFEVTVDPNSHPQLHLFLKQVVGFDVVDDESRPERRPTKHMPTPSEWTNEFNPAYSYYAYYCYANLYTLNKLRESKGMTTIKFRPHCGEAGDVEHLAAGFLVCHNISHGINLRYSPVLQYLYYLGQVGLLMSPLSNNSLFLDYKKNPFPVFFQRGLNVSLSSDDPLLIHLTKEALVEEYSVAAQVWKLSACDLCEIARNSVYHSGFSHVAKAHWLGSKYFLRGPKGNDIQKTNVPNLRIAFRETTWKEEMQYIYSGKAEFSEEVDP, translated from the exons ATGGACTCGtcgtcttcatcttcttcctccacctcTTCAAGCTCCGCTCTCAACCTAGCCATGGCCGCCTTAGTCGGCGCCTCCCTCATGGCCGTCTCCGCCTTCTACATCCACAAACGCAGCGTCGACCAAGTCATCGACCGCCTCATCGAGATCCGCCGCAAGCCGCCGCCGTCTCGCGTCCGCTCCGAAGCCGCCGACGAcgacgaggaagaagaagattacaTCGAAGAAGAAGACGGTCAACAGCAGCAGCTGCACCGAGGGTTTGGCTCTGACCGCGACACCGTGATCGATCGGAAAACGACGCCGTCCAGGTCCTTTGATGAGAAATCGATTCACTCTTACAGAATCTCGTCCTCGCTGCCCAATGCCGATATGAGAAGCGGCCGTTTGATCGACGAGGACGCCAAGTTTGATCCGCTCTCGAATTATCGAGCTCCTAGGTTTTCTTCTTCGGCTGACAGGCTCAATTTCATTCCCTCTGGCCTTCCGCCGCTTCGAACCGATCAAACACACG AGTCTCAGTCTGTCAGTTCCACTACAAGGATGGCTACGTCTATGTCTGTTGGGAGGTTGACGACTCCGAGATCTCACGCCGGACGTGTGGATGATTCCGATGAGGAGGGAACTGAGTATGCAAATGAAGATGATTCTCCTTTCAACTATGAGAATGGAGATGCAAATGACAAT tCAGTTTACCAAAATGAAG TGCTGCGTACAAGTAACTTTATACAAGAGGTAGATGGAGCTTCAGCACAGATGGGGAGGAATGACCCCTCTCTTGCAAGAATTCTTTCACCGTTAAGTGCACCAGTGAATG AGTCAATAACCAAAGAGGATGAAGAAGTACACAGGATGATTCGAGATTGCTTGGATCTGCGTAAGAAGTACCTTTACCGGGAAAATGTTGTTCCATGGAGGGTGGCCAGGCCAGACTCATCAGAGAAGAAAAGCAACCCCTATCATTTTGAACCTGTTAAAGCATCAGCT CACTGCTTTAGGATGGAGGACGGTGTCATACATGTTTATGCAAGTGAAAATG ACTCTGAAGAGATCTACCCTGTTGCAAGTGCAACAACATTTTTCACTGATCTCCATTATCTTCTTAAAGTTGTGTCTATCGGAAATGTTCGCTCTGTATGCCATCATAGGTTAAGATTTCTTGACGAG AAATACCGTGTACATCATTTACTAAATGAGGGGGAGGAGTTTTTAGCTCAGAAGGGTGCACCCCACCGTGATTTTTACAATGTTAGAAAAGTTGATACACATGTGCATCACTCTGCTTGCATGAACCAGAAGCATCTTCTGAACTTCATCAAGTCAAAACTGAAAAAAGAACCCGATGAG TTGAATTTTCTAACTATGAGAATCAACTTGGATTGGCAGGTTGTCATATTCAGAGATGGAAAATATCTTACACTTAAGGAAGTTTTTGAGAGTTTGGACTTGACAGG gtATGATCTGAATGTTGACTTATTGGATGTTCATGCGGATAAGACTACTTTTCATCGATTTGACAAGTTCAACCTAAAGTATAATCCATGTGGACAGAGTAGACTCAGAGAGATATTCTTAAAGCAAGACAATCTTATCCAAG GACGATTTCTAGCAGAAGTAACAAAGGAAGTTTTGTCAGATCTTGAAGCCATGAAATACCAG ATGGCAGAGTACAGGATTTCAGTTTATGGAAGAAAACAAAGTGAGTGGGATCAACTGGCTAGTTGGTTTGTTAACAATGACATTTATAGCGAGAATGTAGTATGGTTAATACAG TTACCACGGTTATACAACATCTACAAGAAGATGGGCATTGTTACCTCTTTCCAAAACATTTTAGATAATGTGTTCATTCCACTCTTTGAAGTCACAGTGGATCCAAATTCACATCCTCAATTACATTTGTTCCTGAAGCAG GTGGTGGGTTTTGACGTTGTAGATGATGAAAGTAGACCAGAAAGGCGTCCAACAAAACACATGCCAACACCATCTGAATGGACTAATGAATTCAATCCTGCATATTCTTATTATGCTTATTACTGCTATGCAAACTTGTACACTCTTAATAAG CTTCGTGAGTCAAAAGGAATGACTACAATAAAATTCCGGCCTCACTGTGGAGAG GCGGGTGATGTTGAACATTTGGCTGCGGGATttcttgtatgccataatatctCACATGGGATCAATCTCCGGTACTCTCCAGTTCTGCAATATCTGTATTACCTTGGGCAG GTGGGACTGCTTATGTCACCCTTGAGCAATAATTCTCTTTTCTTAGATTACAAGAAAAACCCGTTTCCTGTATTCTTTCAACGCGGGCTAAATGTCTCGCTTTCAAGCGATGATCCTTTGCTAATTCATTTGACAAAAGAAGCACTGGTGGAAGAATATAGTGTTGCAGCACAG GTATGGAAGCTCAGTGCTTGTGACCTCTGTGAGATAGCTAGAAATTCTGTCTATCATTCTGGATTTTCACATGTAGCAAAG